The following are from one region of the Fusobacterium varium genome:
- the cobA gene encoding uroporphyrinogen-III C-methyltransferase gives MANKGKVYIMGAGPGDLELLTLKGKRAIEEADCIVYDRLINPRILDFAKKDAEMIYLGKGNTEGGVIQDEINRTIVTKALEGKTVARVKGGDPFVFGRGGEEIQSLFDNGISFEVIPGITSSISVPAYAGIPVTHRGVARSFHVFTGHTMEDGTWHNFEAIAKLEGTLVFLMGIKTLPIIVSDLVKNGKNPETPVAIIEKGATADQRVTVGTLENIIEKAKERKIVPPAITIIGEVVNLRETFKWFEDKNLFGKKILVTRDKNQAGEFSNKIEKMGGVAVELPFIEIESVLSKVTSEDLKEYSALLFNSPNGVREFMKKIDDIRSLAHLKIGAVGSKTKELLEEYKIKADFMPEEYMVSKLAELSLEYTKAGEKILIITSDISPCDTDKFNSMYDREFHKIVAYNTKKIIREKDEVIKVLNKVEVVTFLSSSTVDAFYASIDGDLECVKNIKFASIGPVTSETMRKYGFSVDYEAKVYDINGILDALK, from the coding sequence ATGGCTAATAAAGGAAAAGTTTATATAATGGGAGCTGGTCCTGGAGATCTTGAACTTCTTACATTAAAAGGAAAAAGAGCTATTGAAGAGGCTGATTGTATAGTTTACGACAGACTTATCAATCCTCGTATTCTTGATTTTGCTAAAAAAGATGCTGAGATGATATATCTAGGTAAAGGAAACACAGAGGGTGGAGTTATTCAAGATGAAATCAATAGAACTATTGTAACTAAAGCTCTTGAAGGAAAGACAGTTGCTAGAGTTAAAGGTGGAGATCCTTTTGTATTTGGAAGAGGTGGAGAGGAAATTCAATCTCTTTTTGATAATGGAATCTCTTTTGAAGTTATCCCTGGAATCACATCTTCTATATCCGTTCCTGCTTATGCTGGAATCCCTGTAACTCATAGAGGTGTAGCTAGATCTTTCCATGTCTTCACTGGACATACTATGGAAGATGGAACATGGCATAATTTTGAGGCTATTGCAAAACTTGAAGGAACATTAGTTTTCTTAATGGGAATAAAAACTTTACCAATTATTGTAAGTGACTTAGTTAAAAATGGAAAAAATCCTGAAACTCCTGTTGCTATTATAGAAAAAGGAGCTACTGCTGATCAAAGAGTTACTGTTGGTACTTTAGAAAATATAATTGAAAAAGCTAAAGAGAGAAAAATTGTACCACCTGCTATAACTATTATTGGAGAAGTAGTTAATCTTAGAGAAACTTTTAAATGGTTTGAAGATAAAAATCTATTTGGTAAAAAAATTCTTGTTACTAGAGATAAAAATCAAGCTGGAGAGTTTTCAAATAAGATAGAAAAAATGGGTGGAGTTGCAGTGGAACTTCCTTTTATAGAGATAGAATCTGTTCTATCTAAAGTTACTTCTGAAGATTTAAAAGAATATTCTGCTCTACTATTTAACTCACCTAATGGAGTTAGAGAGTTTATGAAAAAAATAGATGACATTAGATCTCTAGCTCATCTTAAAATTGGTGCAGTTGGAAGTAAAACAAAGGAGCTTTTAGAAGAGTATAAGATAAAAGCTGACTTTATGCCTGAAGAGTATATGGTATCAAAATTAGCTGAGCTTTCTCTTGAATATACAAAAGCTGGAGAAAAGATTCTTATTATAACTTCTGATATCTCTCCTTGTGATACTGATAAATTTAACTCTATGTATGATAGAGAGTTTCATAAAATAGTTGCTTATAATACTAAGAAAATAATCAGAGAAAAAGATGAAGTTATTAAGGTTTTAAATAAAGTTGAAGTAGTTACTTTCTTGAGTTCTTCTACAGTAGATGCTTTTTATGCAAGTATAGATGGAGATTTAGAATGTGTTAAAAATATAAAATTTGCCTCAATAGGTCCTGTTACAAGTGAAACTATGAGAAAATATGGTTTCTCAGTAGATTATGAAGCAAAAGTTTATGATATTAATGGTATCTTAGATGCCTTAAAATAG
- a CDS encoding RidA family protein translates to MKRIIHTEKAPAALGPYSQGIEVNGILYVSGQIPFVPETMELISEDVQDQTKQSLENVKAILSAAGYSLNNVVKATVFIKNMEDFALINEIYNEYLGDAKPARACVEVARLPKDVKVEIEVVAVK, encoded by the coding sequence ATGAAAAGAATTATTCATACTGAAAAAGCACCTGCTGCTTTAGGACCTTATTCACAAGGAATTGAGGTAAATGGAATACTTTATGTTTCTGGACAAATTCCCTTTGTTCCTGAGACAATGGAGCTTATTTCTGAAGATGTACAAGATCAAACTAAACAATCTTTAGAAAATGTAAAAGCTATCCTTTCAGCTGCTGGATATAGTTTAAATAATGTTGTTAAAGCTACTGTTTTTATTAAAAATATGGAAGATTTTGCTCTTATAAATGAGATCTACAATGAGTATCTAGGAGATGCTAAGCCTGCTAGAGCTTGTGTAGAGGTTGCAAGACTACCTAAAGATGTTAAAGTTGAAATTGAAGTTGTAGCTGTAAAATAG
- the hemB gene encoding porphobilinogen synthase, translating into MFTRTRRLRSSKAMRDMVRNVSIKLSDFIYPLFIEEGNNIKEEISSMPGQYRWSIDRVGEELTELKELGITSILLFGIPAHKDPVGSGAYADNGIVQEAIRYIKKNFPEFLIVTDVCMCEYTSHGHCGILDGCEVVNDETLKYIAKTALSHVKAGADIVAPSDMMDGRILAIRNILDENGYVNTPIMAYSAKYSSNYYGPFREAADSAPSFGDRKTYQMDFRSSKEYFREVEADIAEGADFIMVKPALAYLDVVQAISNIDLPVVAYNVSGEYSMVKAAAQNGWINEKGIVMENMFAMKRAGVDIIITYHAKDIAKWYKNKEVEF; encoded by the coding sequence ATGTTTACAAGAACTAGAAGATTAAGAAGTTCAAAAGCTATGAGAGATATGGTTAGAAATGTCTCAATAAAATTAAGTGATTTTATCTATCCGCTTTTTATTGAAGAGGGAAATAATATAAAAGAGGAGATCTCTTCAATGCCTGGACAATATAGATGGTCTATTGATAGAGTTGGAGAGGAGTTAACAGAGCTTAAAGAGTTAGGAATCACTTCTATTTTACTTTTTGGTATCCCTGCTCATAAAGACCCAGTAGGTTCTGGAGCTTATGCTGATAATGGAATAGTTCAAGAGGCTATTAGATACATTAAGAAAAACTTCCCAGAGTTTCTAATTGTTACAGATGTTTGTATGTGTGAATATACTTCTCATGGACACTGTGGAATACTTGATGGTTGTGAAGTTGTCAATGATGAAACTTTAAAATATATAGCTAAAACTGCTCTTTCTCACGTTAAAGCTGGAGCTGATATTGTTGCTCCTTCAGATATGATGGATGGAAGAATCTTAGCTATCAGAAATATCTTAGATGAAAATGGATATGTAAATACTCCTATAATGGCATATAGTGCTAAATACTCATCTAACTATTATGGTCCTTTTAGAGAAGCTGCTGATTCTGCTCCTAGTTTTGGAGACAGAAAAACATATCAAATGGATTTTAGAAGTTCAAAAGAGTATTTTAGAGAGGTTGAAGCTGATATTGCAGAGGGTGCTGACTTTATAATGGTTAAACCTGCTCTTGCTTATCTTGATGTAGTTCAAGCTATCTCAAATATTGATCTTCCAGTCGTAGCTTACAATGTAAGTGGAGAGTATTCAATGGTTAAAGCCGCTGCTCAAAATGGTTGGATAAATGAAAAAGGAATTGTAATGGAAAATATGTTTGCTATGAAAAGAGCTGGTGTTGATATTATAATTACTTACCATGCTAAAGATATAGCTAAATGGTATAAAAATAAAGAAGTAGAATTTTAG
- a CDS encoding HU family DNA-binding protein: MDKKSFINLYSKLSEKKMYKQEASKDVEVFLETVTELLEKGETVKFLNVGSFSVLERKPRVISNPATRERMEIYPKKTVKFIPSKKVQEKLK, translated from the coding sequence ATGGATAAAAAAAGTTTTATAAATTTATATTCTAAATTATCAGAGAAAAAAATGTACAAACAAGAAGCAAGCAAAGATGTTGAAGTTTTCTTAGAAACTGTAACTGAATTATTAGAAAAAGGAGAAACAGTAAAATTTCTTAATGTTGGAAGTTTTTCAGTTTTAGAAAGAAAACCTAGAGTTATAAGTAACCCAGCAACAAGAGAGAGAATGGAGATCTATCCAAAGAAAACAGTTAAATTTATCCCTAGTAAAAAAGTTCAAGAAAAATTAAAATAA
- a CDS encoding HU family DNA-binding protein → MGEKEFLKYYMEKRGLNSTKEAKEKIDLFWETMFAALEEDQKVKIKGWGSFAIKEVRERDIVELRTKKLTKIPAGTKLKFKAGKELLAIINHEVVANEVEVDE, encoded by the coding sequence ATGGGAGAAAAAGAATTTTTGAAATATTATATGGAAAAGAGAGGGCTAAACTCAACTAAAGAAGCTAAAGAAAAAATAGATCTATTCTGGGAAACAATGTTTGCTGCCTTAGAGGAAGATCAAAAAGTTAAAATTAAAGGTTGGGGAAGCTTTGCTATAAAAGAAGTTAGAGAAAGAGATATTGTTGAATTAAGAACAAAAAAACTTACTAAGATCCCAGCAGGAACAAAATTAAAATTTAAAGCAGGTAAAGAGCTTTTGGCAATTATTAATCATGAAGTTGTAGCTAACGAAGTAGAGGTAGATGAATAA
- a CDS encoding LD-carboxypeptidase codes for MIGERLRKGATIGMIAPASCTSLENLESAKKNLEDMGFKVVLGESTKSQWFSYAGTDELRARDINDFFANPEIDAIICMRGGYGCNRLIELVDFEIIKNNPKVFIGYSDITTLHMAIQRKTGLITFHGPMAVSNFSGEYNLDTYENFVDVLMVEHENYELKNFSKELVVLSEGEATGEIVGGNLATLIATLGTEYDLDYEEKILFLEEIGEPTYKIDRMLNQLKKFKVFEKVSGVILGDFRNCPPASEEDMSLLDVFKDYLSGINKPVVYNFESGHSEPMLTLPLGAKARLNTLEKRITIVERVVK; via the coding sequence ATGATAGGAGAAAGATTGAGAAAAGGTGCAACAATTGGAATGATAGCCCCTGCAAGTTGTACTTCACTAGAAAATTTAGAGAGTGCAAAAAAGAATTTAGAAGATATGGGATTTAAAGTAGTTTTAGGTGAGAGTACAAAAAGTCAATGGTTTTCTTATGCAGGAACAGATGAATTGAGAGCAAGAGATATTAATGATTTTTTTGCAAATCCAGAAATAGATGCAATCATATGTATGAGAGGTGGATATGGTTGTAATAGATTAATAGAGTTAGTTGATTTTGAAATTATAAAAAATAACCCTAAAGTTTTTATTGGATATAGTGATATTACAACACTACATATGGCAATTCAAAGAAAAACAGGATTGATAACTTTTCATGGACCAATGGCAGTAAGCAATTTTTCTGGTGAATATAATTTAGATACATATGAAAATTTTGTAGATGTTTTAATGGTTGAACATGAAAATTATGAATTAAAAAACTTTTCTAAAGAATTAGTAGTATTGAGTGAAGGAGAAGCTACTGGAGAGATAGTTGGAGGAAACTTAGCAACTCTTATAGCTACTTTGGGAACAGAGTATGATTTAGATTATGAGGAGAAAATACTATTTTTAGAAGAGATTGGAGAGCCAACATATAAGATAGATAGAATGTTAAATCAACTGAAGAAATTTAAAGTTTTTGAAAAAGTTAGTGGGGTAATTTTAGGAGACTTTAGAAACTGTCCGCCAGCATCTGAAGAAGATATGTCTCTATTGGATGTTTTTAAAGATTATCTTTCAGGAATAAATAAACCAGTAGTATATAATTTTGAGTCTGGACATAGTGAACCTATGCTTACTTTACCTTTAGGAGCAAAGGCAAGATTAAATACTTTAGAAAAGAGAATAACAATTGTTGAAAGAGTAGTAAAATAA
- the hemC gene encoding hydroxymethylbilane synthase: MAKKIVIGSRGSILAMAQSEMIKKRLEANFPEIEFEIKKIVTSGDTDLVSNWNNSDKSLKSFFTKEIEVELLNGTIDLAVHSMKDMPAVSPAGLICGAVPDREDNRDVLVSKSGKTLMELPAGAIVGTSSLRRTMNLKNLRDDLVIKQLRGNIHTRLNKLKNDDYDAILLAAAGLKRVGLESEITEYLDPNKFLPAPAQGVLYIQCRENDEEIKNILKSIHNEEIAKVVAIEREFSKIFDGGCHTPMGCNCELNGDLVTLNGIFFDGDKGYCDSITANINEGIKIAQKLAGEIKEKING, encoded by the coding sequence ATGGCAAAAAAGATTGTAATTGGTAGTAGAGGAAGTATTTTGGCTATGGCTCAAAGTGAAATGATAAAAAAGAGATTAGAAGCTAACTTCCCTGAAATAGAATTTGAAATAAAAAAAATTGTTACAAGTGGAGATACTGACTTAGTTAGTAACTGGAATAACAGTGATAAGTCTCTTAAAAGTTTCTTCACTAAAGAGATAGAAGTTGAACTTTTAAATGGAACTATTGATTTAGCAGTTCACTCTATGAAGGATATGCCTGCTGTTTCTCCTGCTGGATTAATTTGTGGAGCTGTTCCTGATAGAGAAGATAATAGAGATGTTTTAGTTTCTAAAAGTGGGAAAACTTTGATGGAACTTCCTGCTGGAGCTATTGTTGGAACAAGCTCTTTAAGAAGAACTATGAATCTTAAAAATTTAAGAGATGATCTTGTAATAAAACAACTTAGAGGAAATATTCACACTAGATTAAATAAACTGAAAAATGATGATTATGATGCTATTCTTCTTGCAGCTGCTGGTTTAAAAAGAGTAGGGTTAGAAAGTGAAATAACTGAATATCTTGATCCTAATAAATTTCTTCCTGCTCCTGCTCAAGGAGTTTTATATATTCAATGTAGAGAAAACGATGAAGAGATTAAAAATATTTTAAAATCTATTCACAATGAAGAAATTGCTAAAGTAGTTGCTATTGAAAGAGAATTTTCAAAAATCTTTGATGGTGGTTGTCACACTCCTATGGGTTGCAACTGTGAATTAAATGGAGATTTAGTAACATTAAATGGTATCTTCTTTGATGGGGACAAAGGTTATTGTGACTCTATAACTGCAAATATCAATGAGGGAATTAAAATTGCTCAAAAACTAGCTGGAGAGATAAAGGAGAAAATAAATGGCTAA
- a CDS encoding bifunctional precorrin-2 dehydrogenase/sirohydrochlorin ferrochelatase, protein MENKNFFPLFVDLNRKKVLVIGAGKIAYRKVTTLLEQGADIEVVTLEIAEEKFNLLKNIKLNFHPFEESMLNNKFLVVAATDNSEFNKKIVNLCEERGILVNNITSKIHMNCRFASVLEIEDYTIGISAKGEPKKSKALKEKLQSLLANQ, encoded by the coding sequence GTGGAAAATAAAAACTTTTTCCCTCTCTTTGTTGATCTAAATAGAAAGAAAGTTTTAGTTATAGGTGCTGGAAAAATTGCTTATAGAAAGGTTACAACTCTTCTTGAGCAAGGAGCAGATATTGAAGTAGTTACTCTTGAGATAGCAGAAGAGAAATTTAACCTACTAAAAAATATCAAATTAAATTTTCACCCCTTTGAAGAGAGTATGCTCAATAATAAATTTCTTGTTGTTGCTGCAACAGATAATAGTGAATTTAATAAAAAAATTGTCAATCTATGTGAGGAAAGGGGAATTTTAGTCAATAATATTACCTCTAAAATCCATATGAATTGTAGATTTGCCAGTGTATTAGAAATTGAAGATTACACTATTGGAATCTCTGCTAAAGGAGAACCTAAAAAATCTAAAGCTTTAAAAGAAAAACTTCAAAGTTTATTAGCCAATCAATAG
- the dacB gene encoding D-alanyl-D-alanine carboxypeptidase/D-alanyl-D-alanine-endopeptidase, which yields MIKKVLISTITAAFILNGCSNISTVPTISKEDKQPKAVKEFVQADILEYGNFSFYAIDLKSRESIANYKGKVPLIPASVMKIVTSATAYEVLGEDFKLETKLLYQGKISDKGVLNGDLFIQGGGDPTLGSNGIAKKQDEFLKEWILAVKKAGIKEVKGDIVVLDDLFGYEGISGKWLWEDMGTDYAPITNGISIFDNLYKIYLKSDNKKVAIEKIVPNVKGITFDNKVEVSEDGKKDIYVRGIPFDNARILRGVIPKNKSIIIDSDIPDPGMFLGEYFKENLIKDGVKVSGKVVTSRISNKQLKNGEILAVTQSAPLSEILKVLLTRSDNHYAEHIFEILKLKDIDIIEFWKNKGINIGSLVMYDGSGLSCADRLSTKFLTEVLMYMDKTNKGFANLLPIAGKEGTVAKFLVETPLSGNAKIKSGSMSGVQSYAGYLDKDGKKIAFALVVNHWNGTRQQLRAEMEKLLNGMIK from the coding sequence ATGATAAAAAAAGTTCTTATATCAACTATAACAGCAGCATTTATTTTAAATGGATGTAGTAATATTTCAACAGTGCCAACAATTTCTAAGGAAGATAAGCAACCAAAAGCTGTAAAAGAGTTTGTTCAAGCAGATATATTAGAGTATGGAAATTTTAGTTTTTATGCTATTGATTTAAAAAGTAGAGAAAGTATAGCTAACTATAAAGGTAAAGTTCCTTTGATTCCAGCCTCTGTAATGAAAATAGTAACTTCAGCAACAGCTTATGAAGTTTTAGGAGAGGATTTTAAATTAGAAACAAAACTACTTTATCAAGGTAAAATATCAGATAAAGGAGTATTAAATGGAGATCTTTTTATTCAAGGTGGTGGAGATCCAACTTTAGGTTCTAATGGCATAGCTAAAAAGCAGGATGAATTTTTAAAAGAGTGGATTTTAGCAGTAAAAAAAGCTGGAATAAAAGAGGTAAAAGGTGATATAGTTGTTTTAGATGATCTGTTTGGCTATGAGGGAATATCAGGAAAATGGTTATGGGAAGATATGGGAACTGATTATGCACCTATTACAAATGGAATAAGTATTTTTGATAATCTGTATAAAATATATCTGAAATCAGATAATAAAAAAGTTGCAATTGAAAAAATTGTTCCTAATGTAAAAGGAATAACTTTTGATAATAAAGTAGAAGTTTCAGAAGATGGAAAAAAGGATATCTATGTAAGAGGAATTCCATTTGATAATGCTAGAATATTAAGAGGAGTTATACCTAAGAATAAAAGTATTATCATAGATAGTGATATTCCAGATCCAGGAATGTTTTTAGGTGAATACTTCAAGGAAAATTTAATAAAAGATGGAGTAAAAGTATCAGGTAAAGTGGTTACTTCAAGAATTAGCAATAAACAACTAAAGAATGGAGAAATTTTGGCAGTTACACAATCAGCACCACTATCAGAGATATTAAAAGTTTTATTAACAAGAAGTGACAATCATTATGCAGAACATATTTTTGAAATATTGAAATTAAAAGATATAGATATCATTGAATTTTGGAAAAATAAAGGAATTAATATAGGTTCTCTTGTAATGTATGATGGAAGTGGACTTTCTTGTGCAGATAGATTATCAACAAAATTTTTAACAGAAGTTTTAATGTATATGGATAAAACAAATAAAGGATTTGCTAATCTTTTACCAATAGCAGGTAAAGAAGGAACTGTAGCTAAATTTTTAGTAGAAACTCCACTATCAGGAAATGCAAAAATAAAAAGTGGAAGTATGAGTGGAGTTCAATCTTATGCTGGATATTTAGATAAAGATGGGAAAAAAATAGCTTTTGCTCTTGTTGTGAATCATTGGAATGGAACACGTCAACAATTAAGAGCAGAGATGGAAAAACTTTTAAATGGAATGATTAAATAA
- the hemA gene encoding glutamyl-tRNA reductase, with amino-acid sequence MELNDLVVFGISHHELNTNEREAFIQQMPETIIHELFQEKKLNGYVNLSTCLRVEFYLDINENFSMDELLDKFSLKKGIFIKHGEEAADYLFKVSCGFFSVIKGEDQILAQIKKAHALAMEQETTSKILNIVFNKAIDLGKKFRTQSMICHNALSLEAISLKFIKESIGFLNDKKILILGVGDLAQAILYLLVKEGVKDITITNRTYHKALEVQSVFDVNVINFEKKYLAAAENDVIISATSAPHLVLTKEELLPLLNRDKKYTFLDLAMPRDIDPELSSEENIDLFNLDDIWKVYNKNLKTRDELMESYSFLIDKQMVNLKKWFQYYEERKI; translated from the coding sequence ATGGAATTAAATGATCTTGTAGTTTTTGGGATCTCTCATCATGAATTAAATACCAATGAGAGAGAAGCTTTTATTCAACAGATGCCTGAAACTATAATACATGAACTATTTCAAGAGAAAAAATTAAATGGATATGTTAATCTTTCTACTTGTTTAAGAGTAGAATTTTATCTTGATATCAATGAAAATTTTTCTATGGATGAACTTTTAGATAAATTTTCTTTAAAAAAAGGTATTTTTATAAAACATGGGGAAGAGGCTGCAGATTATCTTTTTAAAGTTAGTTGTGGCTTTTTTTCTGTTATAAAGGGAGAAGATCAAATTTTAGCTCAAATAAAAAAAGCTCATGCCTTAGCTATGGAGCAAGAAACAACTTCAAAAATATTGAATATTGTTTTCAATAAAGCTATTGATTTAGGTAAAAAATTCAGAACTCAAAGTATGATATGTCACAATGCTTTATCATTAGAAGCTATCTCTCTTAAATTTATAAAAGAGTCTATTGGATTTTTAAATGATAAAAAGATATTAATTCTTGGAGTTGGAGATTTAGCTCAAGCTATTCTTTATCTTTTAGTAAAAGAGGGTGTAAAAGATATCACTATTACAAATAGAACTTATCATAAGGCTCTTGAAGTTCAAAGTGTCTTTGATGTAAATGTAATAAACTTTGAGAAAAAATATCTTGCTGCTGCTGAAAATGATGTAATAATCAGTGCTACTTCAGCACCTCATCTAGTATTAACTAAAGAGGAGTTACTTCCACTTTTAAACAGAGATAAAAAATATACTTTCCTTGATTTAGCTATGCCTAGAGATATTGATCCTGAACTTTCTTCAGAAGAAAATATAGATCTATTTAATCTTGATGATATTTGGAAAGTGTACAACAAAAATTTAAAAACTAGAGATGAACTTATGGAAAGTTATAGTTTTTTAATTGATAAACAGATGGTTAACTTAAAAAAATGGTTTCAATATTATGAAGAAAGGAAAATTTAA
- a CDS encoding amidohydrolase has protein sequence MDITNIKKLVEDEKQWLIDVRRDFHSHPELGQQEFRTMNKICEYLDEMGITYKKEVFKTGVIAEIEGENKDYTIALRADIDALPIEDKKTCDYSSKNQGVCHACGHDAHTTIALGVAKYFAKNKIVPPCNLRFFFQPAEETVGGAKPMIKEGALENVDCVFGLHVDEYLPTGEIGIKYGAMNASSDTLKINIYGKSCHGAYPSDGVDAILVASHVMIALQSIVSRNCDARDSAVVTIGTINGGTQGNIIADKVQLVGTLRTLNPEVRAMALKRIEEIVTNIPKGFGGSGEFIREEGYTALINHDKEVDIIKENATKLLGEDKIYEKKVANMGVEDFAYFIENTPGAFFTLGVKNQSKGIDSPAHNGLFDIDEDALPIGVEMQIMNIYSAYNKK, from the coding sequence ATGGATATTACTAATATAAAAAAACTTGTTGAGGATGAAAAACAATGGCTTATTGATGTAAGAAGAGATTTTCACTCTCACCCTGAATTGGGGCAACAAGAGTTTAGAACAATGAATAAAATATGTGAATATTTAGATGAGATGGGAATAACATATAAAAAAGAGGTTTTTAAAACTGGAGTAATTGCAGAGATAGAGGGAGAGAATAAAGATTATACAATAGCTCTTAGAGCTGATATTGATGCACTTCCAATAGAAGATAAAAAAACTTGTGATTATTCATCGAAAAATCAAGGAGTTTGTCATGCTTGTGGACATGATGCACATACAACAATAGCTTTGGGAGTAGCAAAATATTTTGCTAAAAATAAAATTGTTCCCCCATGTAATTTAAGATTTTTCTTTCAACCAGCTGAAGAGACAGTTGGGGGAGCAAAACCTATGATAAAAGAGGGAGCTTTAGAAAATGTAGACTGTGTTTTTGGTTTACATGTAGATGAATATCTTCCTACTGGAGAGATAGGTATAAAATATGGAGCTATGAATGCTTCTTCAGATACTTTAAAAATAAATATCTATGGGAAGTCTTGTCATGGAGCTTACCCTAGTGATGGTGTAGATGCTATTCTTGTAGCCTCTCATGTGATGATAGCTCTTCAATCAATAGTAAGTAGAAATTGTGATGCTAGAGATAGTGCAGTTGTAACTATTGGAACAATAAATGGGGGAACTCAAGGGAATATTATAGCTGATAAAGTGCAATTAGTAGGAACTTTAAGAACTTTAAATCCAGAAGTTAGAGCCATGGCATTGAAAAGAATAGAGGAGATAGTCACTAATATTCCAAAAGGATTTGGTGGAAGTGGAGAGTTTATAAGAGAAGAGGGATACACTGCCTTGATAAACCATGATAAAGAGGTAGATATAATTAAGGAAAACGCAACTAAACTTTTAGGAGAAGATAAGATATATGAGAAAAAAGTTGCTAATATGGGAGTAGAAGATTTTGCCTATTTTATAGAAAATACTCCAGGAGCTTTCTTTACTTTAGGAGTTAAAAATCAAAGTAAAGGAATAGATAGTCCAGCTCACAATGGACTTTTCGATATAGATGAAGATGCTCTACCTATTGGAGTAGAGATGCAAATAATGAATATCTATTCTGCTTATAATAAGAAATAA
- the hemL gene encoding glutamate-1-semialdehyde 2,1-aminomutase, with product MEHKISTEIFQKAEKYIPGGVNSPVRAFKSVNRKAPIFACKGKGARIWDEDGNEYIDYICSWGPLILGHNPENVIKGVREAIEMGSSFGLPTKMEVELAKLITKCCPSIEKVRLTTSGTEATMSAVRLARAYTGRNKILKFEGCYHGHSDSLLVKSGSGLLTDGYQDSNGITEGVLKDTMTVPFGDLEAVKKVLETKEIACLIMEPVPANMGMISPDVEFLKAMRESCSSTGTILIFDEVISGFRLALGGAQEYFGITPDMTTLGKIIGGGYPVGAFGGKVEIMDLVAPVGRVYHAGTLSGNPVSVRAGYETVSYLYNNRETLYKELSEKTQYLVSNIRELAKKHGVPVCVNSIGSLFTIFFTDRPEVNNLEDALSSNTENFAIYFNTMLENGIVCPPSQFEAHFVSMAHTKEDMDKTLEIIEKAFIAIGEKNSGK from the coding sequence ATGGAACATAAAATTTCAACAGAGATCTTTCAAAAAGCTGAAAAATATATACCTGGTGGAGTTAATAGCCCTGTAAGAGCATTTAAATCTGTAAATAGAAAAGCACCTATTTTTGCTTGTAAAGGAAAAGGAGCTAGAATTTGGGATGAAGATGGAAATGAGTATATAGACTATATCTGCTCTTGGGGTCCTCTAATTTTAGGACACAATCCTGAAAATGTAATAAAAGGAGTAAGAGAAGCTATTGAGATGGGAAGTTCTTTTGGACTACCTACTAAAATGGAAGTTGAACTTGCTAAACTTATTACAAAATGTTGCCCTTCAATTGAGAAAGTAAGACTTACTACTTCAGGAACTGAGGCTACAATGTCTGCTGTTAGACTTGCTAGAGCTTATACAGGAAGAAATAAAATATTAAAATTTGAAGGTTGTTATCATGGACACTCTGATTCTCTTCTTGTAAAATCTGGATCTGGATTACTTACAGATGGTTACCAAGATAGTAATGGAATTACAGAGGGAGTTTTAAAAGATACAATGACAGTTCCTTTTGGAGATTTAGAAGCTGTTAAAAAAGTTCTAGAAACTAAAGAGATAGCTTGTTTAATTATGGAACCTGTACCTGCTAACATGGGTATGATATCTCCAGATGTAGAGTTTTTAAAAGCTATGAGAGAGAGTTGTTCTTCAACAGGAACTATTCTTATTTTTGACGAAGTAATCTCTGGATTTAGACTTGCTTTAGGAGGAGCTCAAGAATACTTTGGAATTACTCCTGATATGACAACTTTAGGAAAAATTATAGGTGGAGGATATCCTGTTGGAGCTTTTGGTGGAAAAGTTGAAATAATGGATCTAGTTGCTCCTGTTGGAAGAGTTTACCATGCTGGAACTCTTTCTGGAAACCCTGTATCTGTAAGAGCTGGTTATGAAACTGTAAGTTACCTATACAACAACAGAGAAACTCTATATAAAGAGCTTTCTGAAAAAACTCAATACTTAGTATCAAATATTAGAGAACTAGCTAAAAAACATGGTGTTCCTGTATGTGTAAACTCTATAGGTTCTCTATTTACAATATTCTTTACTGATAGACCTGAAGTAAATAATCTTGAAGATGCTCTTTCTTCAAATACTGAAAACTTTGCTATCTACTTTAATACTATGCTAGAAAATGGAATTGTTTGCCCACCTTCTCAATTTGAAGCTCATTTTGTATCAATGGCTCATACAAAAGAGGATATGGACAAAACTCTTGAAATTATAGAGAAAGCATTTATTGCTATTGGAGAAAAAAACAGTGGAAAATAA